A stretch of DNA from Diospyros lotus cultivar Yz01 chromosome 14, ASM1463336v1, whole genome shotgun sequence:
tgaaaatatatttttagaatgcgTTCATTGGCCATAATATGAATGATTCCTGCCTACATTTTTATGCTGCACTGCTTAGCACTTTTCAGTACATTACGTTAGTAACCCATATCAAAATTACCTAGGTTTTTTTACCATGAGCTAAAAATGATTTTACTTGAATAATTATTCACTCATAAAAGACATTTTGTTAAAGTTGATGTACTCTATTGTGATGTTTATCCATCCACGTCCAGGAAAAATTGCAAACATGTTAGTCAAATTTATTGTATATACCTTGTTGGTTGTAGTCTAAATGGGGTCAAGTTTACCAGGTACAATTTGGAGATGCCTCATGGTTGACTTCCGTGGATTAGTTTTATGTCAATGTCAAAGGTTGCCCCTTATTTGGTTTATTGTCAACTGTACTAAAGATCTTTGAGTTTTTTAATCCATGATTGCTTTCTTTATCTGCTACATGCTCAACATGGTTCCCTCTTGGGTTAATTGAGCTTTGGTGGGATGTAAGACACCTGTGCTCTGAATTTGCTAGTCATTACCTGTCTTAAATTGTGGCATTTCAGGACTGAACTCTGTCGTTTCAGTGGAGCCAAGATATACCCTGGAAAGGGTATCAGATTCGTTCGTGCTGATTCTCAGGTAATATTGAACTGATCTTTGGGTCTGAGTTCATTTAGCAAGCAAAATCAATTAGTTCTCATTTTATTCTCTTGCCTTACTCATTATTGAGTACTTGTGGCCTTGCTTTGATCTATTTAGGTTTTCCTGTTTGCCAATTCAAAATGCAAGAGGTACTTCCACAACAGACTGAAGCCTTCAAAACTTACTTGGACAGCAATGTACAGGAAGCAGCATAAGAAGGCAAgttaaatttgtttaatttcatttatatatttttctgcCTAGTGTTTTCAGTTAAAAATCATTGTTAAGTAGATAGCTGCAGCATAGTCATCAAAGGCGTGCACAGAGGAGCCTCATCACCACTGAGGCGCAGTGCCATGCTTGAGGTGCTGCCTAGGCGCATGAGGTGCGTGCCTCATGCAAGGCGCAAGGCTCAAGGCACTTGAGGCGCATtccttgtatatatatgtgtattaaaACTCTATTTCTTGTCCATTTGTCATCTTATATCTTATTTCTTGTGGATTTGATTGCATATTCTTGTATATTGGTGAGAGGCAAAACCTAGCGGTGTAAGAGATGTTCACTTGCTAGAGAACTACAGTCTGCACATTGCTtcgtttttatttctttcttctaatttcttttttcaatttagaaGAAATTAATTCTATGTTGTAATTGTTTTTCGCTATGTTctactctaattttttttggttCTAATTTCtgttgcaatttagaagaaactaattgctaataaacaaatgttttcattgtgtgatcgactaatttttttctttctcatctaaTTTCctttgcaatttaaaagaaactaattgttttttggAACCTTTTTGCTGTGTGTTATGCTGTATGTTTTTAATTCTAATTGCAAAAcaaattagaagaaactaattgttttcttgtaattgttttttttgCATGTGTTctgctataattttttcttcccTCTAGTCTCTTTTGCAGTTGgaagaaactaattgcaaaagaaactaattttttttttttttttttgtagggtTGGTTAgttgtcatttatgattttttgagtTTGTATCTATCTCCTTATATGTACATACTGAAAAGAATAGTGTATGGgtattttataagcattttgaataaatgtgcacCTCATGTGTGCTTAAAGATCGTGTTTTGCTTTGTGCCTCATGCCTGGGCCCCAAGCGCCTCGTGCCTCAAGCATGGGCCCCGAGGGCCTCGTGCCTGGGCCCCAAGCACTAATATATGCCTTAGTGCGCTTTGTCCACTATGAGCTGAAGCCATATGATATTAGGTACTGAGCGGTAGGGATAACTAGTTGTTATAGGCATCATTTCTATTCAAGGTACATTACTAGAGCTAGACTATGCTGTTCAACAGGTTTTCTGTGACTAGTACTTGTGGCTGGGCGTGATCCTGTTGTGGCTTGCTCTGTAATTGACGCTAAGATGGGTGTTTGTGCATGTGTTTTTGTTTAACAGGCCTCCCATCAGTAGTGGTTGTGGCTGGTTTTGTCCCTGTTGAGACTTGCTTCTTAGTTGATATTAAGATGGGTGTTTGTCCACGTGGTTTGCATTTCGTGAAAACAGAGAGAATTAACCCATTTTCATTGTTGCTTCTGGCTTATATGCTTATGCATAACTATGTCTGTTGTCATTTGCAGGATATTGCCCAGGAAGCTGTAAGGAAGAGGCGCCGTGCCACCAAGAAGCCTTACTCCAGATCCATTGTGGGTGCAACCTTGGAAGTTATCCAGAAGAAAAGAACTGAAAAGCCTGAAGTCCGAGATGCAGCTAGGGAAGCTGCGCTCCGGTATGTTACTGTTACCTACTAGTTTTGTTAGATGACCTATTTAATTTATGGGCACTCCAGAGTTTATTTCCGATTCACGTCTACTTTTGTGTTGCTTCTGAggaattttattagttttgtcTTCTTGTTTGACTTAATTTGTTTTGTGCAGTGAAATTAAGGAGAGGatcaagaaaacaaaagatgaaaagaaGGCGAAGAAAGCAGAAGTGACGTCCAAGGCACAAAAGGCCGGAAGCAGGGGAAATGTTCCCAAGGGTGCTGCACCAAAGGGCCCTAAAATTGGAGGTGGCGGAGGGAAGCGTTGAACGAGTGCTTCATTAGACCATAGTAGTGAGTAGGATGTATGCTTCTTTCTGGGTCTTGTAAGATTTTCAGTATTATGTCAGTGAAAGGTTTGTTGCATTTGCAGTTCTACTTATTTTTGCTTAAAGAGAATTAGAATAACTGATTTAATTTCAGTATTCATGTTTGGATTCTTCTCAGCAAGAAAAGAGATCCTTTTGCCCTTTTGATTTGGTAGATAGTGATTTGATAATTAAGTTAACCTATAATGTCAGATAAGATAGTATTCCAGAACATGATATGGATGGACTGGGCATGTAGAGAGAAGACTATATAACTTAACAAATATGTTAGTTTTAATAGTGCTGCCGTGGATGTGGTGGTGATACTGTGTTTGGGACAAGGGAGGATAATTGTACTGGAATTGTAACGAAAGTTTAGATGAGGGGAACTGTAGAACAAACACGTGGGTGTTCGTCTTATATGTTTCTTGCAGTCATTACGAGAGTATTTGTGTTTGCTCAGAAAGCATGAATGCGTCAAACTGGTAAAAGATGTGAGCTAATAAACTACACAAACAAGAAGTGTCTGTCTATAATCATAAGCCCTTTTATGGCAGTAATATGAAATGCCGAAGTAGCCATTTTCCAAGTTATATATCAGCGATTAACCAACAAACAATCCTTTGGAGGTCCTCACCAAGAGCTCATTGCCTGCCGCAGCGTAATACAATAGATTTGAGTTTTCTGTCGACCTAATTTCTGCTAGAAGTCAAATAACTAACCTAATTTCTAAACTAATTAAGTAGCTAATTAAGACAAGTTACAAGTTATTGTTATGAACAGGAGAGCAGCCTTTCATGGATAAGAGGACAGATTAACAGCACCCCAGTAAGGGAGCGGCATCACCGAATTGTAGTCCTCGACGTTGAAAATGTAGTCGCCTTTAGCCGTCTGCCGATGGCTTGTTTCGGGTTTCCTGGAGTTTCGATTTTCCACCGATGCGCTGTCGACTGTCTCTTCAATGGAGATTTCGGTGGGTTGCCGGCTCTTGAAAGCTTGCTCCTTCATCTTAGCTTTCAACTCCTCCACCTTTGATCGAAATAATCGTAAGCTACTTAACGTTAGAGAATGCAAGATGCATGTGttccaaaaaagtaaaaatattaattgcaaTGTTAGGAGAATCTGACGTCACTAGTTCATAAAGTTTGGTCACTAATTTGAAAAGTTTGGTGACACAAGGTCTAAATCtaattaattgtatatatatgatcCATTTTATGAATTTACAGTAAGCCCCACTTACTTCCAATTAATGCAGCAAATTCTTGTTTTAAGAATAATAGTAATGCTAAATGCAAACAAAAAGCAAGAAATTAAAAAGCTTGAAAgaagtaatttctttttctttactgATGTAATACTGAGGTCGTTCTTCTTGCAACTAaaaaagggtttttttttttttttttataaagaaaaataaaccaaTAGACTCAAAAATGTACCAGATTATTTCTAGTgggatttttgtattttttgctATCTAATTTTTTGtggacaaaaaaaataaaatagtaaccattttataattataaatcaCTATCATAAAATTTGGCTTCAAAgaaaggaattaattaatatagACTATATAGTGAGAGAACTGGAGTTGtataatttaatctcttttatgtattttaattttgcaGTAAAAGATATGGCTAGCTAGTTCAGCTAAAATTTCAGAACAGAAGTGATatttaatccaaatttaattatacaAAAACGACTTCTTTATTATATCCCCACCCCACtttggaagaaaattaaaatgaagcacaattgcatatattaattatagacATCCTAAATATATAGAATATCATTTTCATGCTAAACTAAAACTAATTAAGATAACAATTTGGGaaactataattttttcataaaagcTCTGCAAGAttataactctctctctctctttaacaAGGGCACCTTGTGTTTGTAATTAATCTTGTATGctaggttatatatatatatatatagagagagagagagagagagagagagagagagagagagaggacctcTTGTTGGAGCTTCTGCTTCTCCATGGAAACAAGATCAAAGTCGTGCTTGAGAGCATCATAGAGCCTTTCGAGCTGCTTGGCCTTCCACCTGGCGCGCCGGTTCTGGAACCAAATGGCTATTTGGCGAGGCTGAAGCCCCAGCTCCCTGGCCAGCCTCATCTTCCTCTCCGGCTCCAGCTTTATCTCCTCCTGGAAGCTGCTCTCCAATAACTCCAACTGCTCGCTCGTCAGccgattcttcttcttcttcttcttctgctccTCATTCCCGCTATAACCACTATTGCTCTTCCCTATACCCGTCACCACCATGTGCGGCAGCGCCCCCCCCACCGGATACTTCATCTCTACGCCTGCAAATTCAGAAGCAACCACCAAATTGGCTTATATAAACCCATATCTAATCTAGCTCTCCCTCCATGTAAAATGACTTCCTATAATACTGATGGGAAGGGATAATCCAATATGGGACAAAGTAGAGGAGAGTTGTGACTAATAAGTGAGCccttttaaagaaaaaatcgtGCGGCAACGTCCGAGGATACCTTTAAATCAAAGCGGATTATATATATCTCACATGGGTCAC
This window harbors:
- the LOC127790757 gene encoding 60S ribosomal protein L24, translating into MVLKTELCRFSGAKIYPGKGIRFVRADSQVFLFANSKCKRYFHNRLKPSKLTWTAMYRKQHKKDIAQEAVRKRRRATKKPYSRSIVGATLEVIQKKRTEKPEVRDAAREAALREIKERIKKTKDEKKAKKAEVTSKAQKAGSRGNVPKGAAPKGPKIGGGGGKR
- the LOC127790756 gene encoding homeobox-leucine zipper protein ATHB-22-like; this encodes MDWNGNLLLRPSLDNSLSFLPTYNYDNHYPGVEMKYPVGGALPHMVVTGIGKSNSGYSGNEEQKKKKKKNRLTSEQLELLESSFQEEIKLEPERKMRLARELGLQPRQIAIWFQNRRARWKAKQLERLYDALKHDFDLVSMEKQKLQQEVEELKAKMKEQAFKSRQPTEISIEETVDSASVENRNSRKPETSHRQTAKGDYIFNVEDYNSVMPLPYWGAVNLSSYP